A single genomic interval of Antechinus flavipes isolate AdamAnt ecotype Samford, QLD, Australia chromosome 1, AdamAnt_v2, whole genome shotgun sequence harbors:
- the ERICH5 gene encoding glutamate-rich protein 5: MGCSSSTQTQNQESSRPVNKTGVTNGLKQSATSDGNSSSPYENEICLDKTKQCTTEGKVDANDKTGPTNILLAGDPRVMMPFAADSASSTCEEGYPEKAGSPSSGERVQTEYLKSTDETKNPEASKESVPPISAGKNELPATDEKNDREIEKSTQPIGKIAELEIFGIVKEMKSLKTAREIEPPETEHSQHLEMSEEADLQRTMKEDKHLITSEETEPQEIVEDIQHINTDRRAEMLEKNNYVGTSGETETSGTLEEAEYEGTAGETKPSGTCKVTEHEEAGRKMEPLGTHTESEGIAGETKPSGMMEEIEHEETPGETKPSGMMEEIEHEETLGETKSSEMMEGTEHEGTPGETKPLGMMEGTEHEGTPGETKPLGMMEETEYEGITGETKPLGMMKETEHEGISGGIKPSGMMEKTEHEGTPGETKSLGMMEEIEHEGTPGETEPSGAMKKMTLVTGEKNNLQGIVEDNEFPEIVGEIQSLRAAGKNDHSRAVRGTELPERVEKILLVETVGGTQPPIIDEGPQENMKPVMEVAREINMNEENQAIEGETGERVETETHSEIVSKGSETKEEETGEAVDTTTFTEIE; this comes from the exons ATGGGGTGTTCCAGCAGCACCCAGACCCAGAATCAGGAAAGCAGTCGGCCAGTGAACAAAACCGGTGTCACCAACGGACTGAAGCAAAGCG CAACTTCGGATGGAAACTCTTCAAGCccatatgaaaatgaaatttgtcTTGACAAGACCAAACAGTGTACAACAGAAGGAAAAGTCGATGCCAATGACAAAACAGGACCAACCAATATTCTTCTAGCAGGGGATCCCAGGGTTATGATGCCATTTGCAGCTGATAGTGCTAGTTCTACCTGTGAAGAGGGATACCCTGAGAAAGCAGGATCTCCAAGCTCCGGGGAAAGAGTTCAAACAGAATATCTGAAATCAACAGATGAAACTAAGAATCCAGAGGCATCTAAGGAATCTGTGCCACCCATATCTGCTGGAAAAAATGAACTTCCAGCAACAGATGAAAAGAATGACAGGGAAATTGAGAAAAGTACTCAACCTATAGGAAAAATTGCTGAGCTTGAGATATTTGGAATTGTAAAGGAGATGAAGTCACTGAAAACAGCTAGAGAAATAGAACCTCCAGAAACAGAACATAGTCAGCATCTAGAAATGAGTGAAGAGGCTGATCTCCAAAGAACAATGAAGGAGGATAAGCATCTGATAACATCTGAAGAGACAGAACCTCAAGAAATTGTGGAAGATATTCAGCATATAAATACTGATAGAAGGGCAGAAATGTTGGAGAAGAATAATTATGTGGGAACATCTGGAGAGACCGAAACTTCAGGAACACTGGAAGAGGCTGAGTATGAGGGAACAGCTGGAGAGACCAAACCTTCAGGCACATGTAAAGTAACTGAGCATGAGGAAGCAGGTAGAAAGATGGAACCTTTGGGAACACACACAGAGTCTGAGGGAATAGCTGGAGAAACCAAACCTTCAGGAATGATGGAAGAGATTGAGCATGAGGAAACACCTGGAGAGACCAAACCTTCGGGAATGATGGAAGAGATTGAGCATGAGGAAACACTTGGAGAGACTAAATCTTCGGAAATGATGGAAGGGACTGAGCATGAGGGAACACCTGGAGAGACCAAACCTTTGGGAATGATGGAAGGGACTGAGCATGAGGGAACACCTGGAGAGACCAAACCTTTGGGAATGATGGAAGAGACTGAATATGAGGGAATAACTGGAGAGACCAAACCTTTGGGAATGATGAAAGAGACTGAACATGAGGGAATATCTGGAGGGATCAAACCTTCGGGAATGATGGAAAAGACTGAGCATGAGGGAACACCTGGAGAGACCAAATCTTTGGGAATGATGGAAGAGATTGAGCATGAGGGAACACCTGGAGAGACCGAACCTTCCGGGGCAATGAAGAAGATGACTCTGGTAACAGGTGAAAAGAACAATCTTCAGGGAATAGTTGAAGATAACGAATTCCCAGAAATTGTGGGAGAAATTCAGTCTCTCAGAGCTGCTGGAAAGAACGACCATTCCAGAGCAGTGAGAGGCACTGAACTTCCTGAAAGAGTGGAAAAGATTCTGTTGGTAGAAACAGTTGGAGGAACTCAACCTCCCATAATAGATGAAGGGCCACAGGAAAACATGAAGCCAGTGATGGAAGTAGCCAGGGAAATTAACATGAATGAAGAGAACCAAGCAATTGAAG GTGAGACGGGAGAAAGGGTGGAAACTGAGACGCACAGTGAGATAGTAAGTAAGGGGTCtgaaacaaaagaagaagaaacggGAGAAGCTGTGGATACTACTACATTCACAGAGATAG aGTAA